One genomic region from Homalodisca vitripennis isolate AUS2020 unplaced genomic scaffold, UT_GWSS_2.1 ScUCBcl_5825;HRSCAF=12744, whole genome shotgun sequence encodes:
- the LOC124373539 gene encoding uncharacterized protein LOC124373539: protein MIVIGNIFFKQKVGSSFKIVIILCLYIGYTVQQCILGNCLFTSLVISVLYNMADPDVTLLQSGNVEPMPDNSTRKRKRRVDNWKKTKDKKKRHSAQGFPNIPTCGHRERANGSKHCYDCSRLNMQDIRRFHQGFYKSCNKIDQDQFILRYAKGKELDSALLCTSNSAPGPDDEHYAMLRHLPSEGKGALLALYNRVFEEQTFPLAWRKSHVIPLYKPGQDKLSPSSYRPISLTQLPF from the exons ATGATAGTCATTGGCAACATATTCTTCAAACAGAAAGTGGGCAGTTCcttcaaaatagttattattttgtgtttatatattggcTACACTGTACAGCAGTGCATCTtgggaaattgtttgtttacttcaTTAGTTATTTCTGTTTTGTACAATATGGCTGATCCAGATGTAACCTTATTACAAAGCGGTAATGTTGAACCAATGCCTGACAATTCCACGAGAAAGAGAAAAAGAAGAGTAGATAACTGGAAGAAAACCAAGGACAAAAAGAAGAG ACACTCCGCTCAAGGATTCCCAAATATTCCAACTTGTGGACATCGTGAAAGAGCTAACGGATCCAAGCACTGTTATGACTGTTCCCGTCTTAATATGCAGGACATAAGACGTTTTCATCAGGGGTTCTACAAATCTTGCAATAAAATTGACCAAGATCAATTTATACTGAGGTACGCCAAAGGAAAA GAGTTGGACTCCGCACTGTTATGTACTTCCAACTCTGCTCCTGGTCCAGATGACGAGCACTATGCCATGCTTAGACATTTACCCTCAGAGGGTAAGGGGGCCCTCTTAGCGCTCTACAATAGAGTGTTTGAGGAACAAACTTTCCCACTAGCATGGCGTAAATCGCACGTCATCCCCTTATACAAACCGGGACAGGACAAACTATCTCCGTCTAGTTACCGGCCCATCTCGCTTACCCAGCTGCCTTTCTAA
- the LOC124373540 gene encoding uncharacterized protein LOC124373540: protein MLCCSEAELKEELKDSLVTDVVRITRVENGLPTPTPGHILTFALPHPPATIRAGYLSLQVKPYFRNPQRCFRCQRFGHSSKTCTGLDTCSRCGQSSHNDKYCTSGEENCVNCKGKHYSSSRSCKIYLEEKEILKLVTLEKLSFGDARREYRRRLGQTPRKDISYSQAASAPPAQPAQCSSCSALEGMVRELTKQVAALVQQLNAKALPQTQASSHTTSAPVAKGLPKQTGTIPRPVSVSVAPAKGKERPSNHSKTAEERKSLQERLKTQIRSKAQARSKGGTPHSLLLSTFHS from the coding sequence ATGCTGTGTTGCTCAGAAGCGGAACTGAAGGAAGAGTTAAAGGATTCTCTCgtcactgatgtggtgagaataacgAGGGTCGAGAATGGTTTACCAACACccacaccaggtcacattttgacctTCGCCCtccctcacccaccagccacgaTTAGAGCAGGATACCTTTCTCTTCAAGTTAAACCTTACTTCAGAAATCCCCAAAGATGTTTCAGATGCCAGCGCTTCGGACATTCGAGCAAAACATGCACCGGCTTAGATACATGTAGCCGATGTGGTCAAAGTAGCCACAATGACAAATATTGCACAAGCGGAGAAGAGAACTgtgtgaactgtaagggcaagcACTATTCAAGCTCTCGCAGTTGCAAGATTTATTTGGAGGAGAAAGAGATATTAAAGTTAGTAACATTAGAAAAACTGTCTTTTGGCGACGCCCGAAGGGAGTATAGGAGACGACTTGGACAAACTCCAAGAAAAGATATCTCCTACTCTCAGGCCGCTTCTGCTCCTCCAGCCCAGCCCGCACAGTGCTCCTCCTGCTCCGCTCTGGAGGGCATGGTGCGAGAACTCACTAAACAGGTCGCTGCCTTGGTGCAGCAGTTAAATGCCAAGGCCTTGCCGCAAACACAAGCGAGTAGTCATACGACTTCTGCCCCCGTAGCAAAGGGACTCCCGAAACAAACAGGAACCATTCCCAGGCCAGTTTCTGTGTCTGTGGCACCCGCTAAAGGAAAAGAGCGACCATCTAACCATTCCAAAACGGCGGAGGAAAGGAAGTCTCTCCAAGAGAGACTTAAAACCCAAATCCGATCGAAAGCTCAGGCGAGATCAAAGGGAGGCACCCCCCACTCCCTGCTCCTCTCaactttccatagttga